In Jejubacter calystegiae, the following are encoded in one genomic region:
- the xseB gene encoding exodeoxyribonuclease VII small subunit yields the protein MPKKKPETASFETALAELEQIVTRLESGDLPLEEALNEFERGVQLARQGQSKLQQAEQRVQILLSESEEAPLAPFTPDAG from the coding sequence ATGCCTAAAAAGAAACCTGAAACCGCCAGCTTTGAAACCGCTCTGGCGGAGCTGGAGCAGATCGTGACTCGTCTGGAGAGCGGCGATCTCCCGCTGGAAGAGGCGCTGAACGAATTTGAGCGCGGCGTACAGCTGGCGCGCCAGGGCCAGAGCAAACTGCAGCAGGCCGAACAGCGAGTACAGATCTTACTTAGCGAAAGCGAAGAGGCGCCGCTCGCCCCCTTCACTCCGGATGCCGGATAA